One part of the Entelurus aequoreus isolate RoL-2023_Sb linkage group LG05, RoL_Eaeq_v1.1, whole genome shotgun sequence genome encodes these proteins:
- the LOC133649647 gene encoding gap junction alpha-9 protein-like, with amino-acid sequence MGDWNFLGGILEEVHIHSTMVGKIWLTILFIFRMLVLGVAAEDVWNDEQSDFICNTEQPGCRNVCYDQAFPISLIRYWVLQVIFVSSPSLVYMGHAIYQLRALEKERHCKKAALRRELEAADAELAEARRRIEKEMRQLEQGKLNKAPLRGSLLCTYVAHIVTRSVVEVSFMMGQFLLYGHRLSPLYKCEREPCPNKVDCFVSRPTEKTVFMVFMQVIACISLFLSLLEIMHLGYKKLKKGILDYYPHIKDELDDYYVSKSKKNSVVHQVCVGTSVGRKSTIPTAPSSYTLLLEKQGNGPNYPLLNASSAFVPILEDPGVKPGDSKEGVPSPTDQNSNNTSSDTRSPPVDKQEEPEEDLDCAVCEYPTLPAADSTSCSAHSAAARRARRPSPQWNCSTVPEGNASDSGDSYQGGSMKLRSAAGPRSRNLLSKSDSVRRPGRAPSPDSGGELSSASRQSRESNSPAASSPNRRVSATSSGGSSSRRAPTDLQI; translated from the coding sequence ATGGGAGACTGGAACTTCCTGGGAGGCATCTTGGAGGAGGTGCACATCCACTCCACCATGGTGGGCAAGATCTGGTTGACGATTCTCTTCATCTTCCGCATGCTGGTGCTGGGCGTGGCCGCCGAGGACGTGTGGAACGACGAGCAGTCGGACTTCATCTGCAACACGGAGCAGCCGGGCTGCCGCAACGTGTGCTACGACCAGGCCTTCCCCATCTCGCTCATCCGCTACTGGGTGCTGCAGGTCATCTTTGTGTCGTCGCCCTCGCTGGTCTACATGGGCCACGCCATCTACCAGCTGCGCGCCCTGGAGAAGGAGCGCCACTGCAAGAAGGCGGCGCTGCGGCGAGAGCTGGAGGCGGCGGACGCCGAGCTGGCGGAGGCGCGGCGGCGCATCGAGAAGGAGATGAGGCAGCTGGAGCAAGGCAAGCTGAACAAGGCGCCGCTGAGAGGCTCGCTCTTGTGCACGTACGTGGCGCACATCGTCACTCGCTCGGTGGTGGAGGTCAGCTTCATGATGGGCCAGTTCCTCCTCTACGGACACCGCCTGAGTCCCCTCTACAAGTGCGAGCGGGAGCCCTGCCCCAACAAGGTGGACTGCTTCGTGTCCCGGCCCACCGAGAAGACGGTTTTCATGGTCTTCATGCAGGTGATCGCCTGCATCTCCTTGTTCCTCAGCCTGCTGGAGATCATGCACCTGGGCTACAAGAAGCTCAAGAAGGGCATCCTGGACTACTACCCGCATATCAAAGACGAACTGGACGACTACTACGTCAGCAAGTCCAAGAAGAACTCGGTGGTGCACCAGGTCTGCGTGGGCACCTCGGTGGGCCGAAAGAGCACCATCCCCACAGCGCCCAGCAGCTACACGTTACTGCTGGAGAAGCAGGGCAACGGGCCCAACTACCCACTGCTCAACGCCTCCTCTGCCTTCGTGCCCATCCTGGAGGATCCGGGCGTGAAGCCGGGCGACAGCAAAGAGGGCGTCCCGAGCCCCACCGACCAGAACTCCAACAACACCAGCAGCGACACCCGCTCTCCGCCCGTCGACAAGCAGGAGGAACCCGAGGAGGATCTGGACTGCGCCGTCTGCGAGTATCCCACGCTCCCGGCCGCAGACTCCACCTCCTGCTCCGCCCACTCTGCCGCCGCCCGTAGAGCCAGGAGGCCGAGTCCGCAGTGGAACTGCTCCACGGTGCCGGAGGGCAACGCCTCGGACAGCGGCGACTCCTACCAGGGCGGCTCCATGAAGCTCCGCAGTGCAGCGGGGCCCCGGTCCAGGAACCTGCTCTCCAAGTCGGACAGCGTGCGGCGGCCCGGCAGGGCTCCGAGCCCGGACTCTGGCGGCGAGCTGAGCTCTGCGTCTCGACAGAGTCGCGAGAGCAACAGCCCTGCCGCGTCCTCGCCCAACAGGCGGGTGTCGGCGACGAGCAGCGGCGGCAGCAGCAGCAGGCGGGCGCCTACTGACCTGCAGATTTAA
- the LOC133650276 gene encoding c-Myc-binding protein-like — MDHNKRKQFRRYLHHSGAINSLTSALVALYEDSDKPDDAMNFVTNHLSAQLSEALSSEKTELQRRCERLTEENKELRSKLLQYERPPEEGAAE, encoded by the exons ATGGATCATAACAAG AGAAAACAGTTTAGGAGATATCTTCACCACTCAGGGGCCATTAACTCCCTAACAAGCG CATTGGTGGCACTTTATGAGGACAGCGATAAACCAGACGACGCAATGAA TTTCGTGACGAATCACCTGAGCGCACAGCTTTCCGAGGCACTGAGTTCGGAAAAGACCGAGCTGCAACGCAGGTGTGAGCGCCTCACGGAGGAGAACAAGGAGCTGAGGAGCAAG CTGTTGCAGTACGAGAGGCCGCCTGAGGAGGGAGCAGCGGAGTAA